The Toxorhynchites rutilus septentrionalis strain SRP chromosome 1, ASM2978413v1, whole genome shotgun sequence genome contains the following window.
atgtgtgccggaatatacactcgatattcatcagtgaacaaagaattattaacaatcGCATTAGCGTCTTTGCAatccgagagcacaacacgaagtttgtctTTATTCACTTTTGTAATTTCCAAGACACTTGAGTACTTAGACTTCAAGTCTTTGCAAATTTGGGTCACCCTTAAaggtttccctttgggacggaagaataccacccaacgtGTTTTCGACGATCCCGaaacgttctggtattgtcgaATTCGAGAAAGATTGAATGCTGAAGAGAATTAATTGGATTTTGAACCGAGGTGAGTGAAACAGGATCATTTGTTGGATGTGTAGAATTTTTTGTTGGGTTGGGTGTCGAATTTGACAGTAAttgattcttctttttctttgaaggacgaacttcagaaaaacaatcatGAGGAGTATCTACGATGGTCATAACAACATCGGAGGTTTCGTTCCCCTCCATTTAGAACAATTTGTGAAACAAAACTGAGAGTAGAAAGAGCATAAAACGTCTAACACGCACAGAagttaaaataattatatatgtattaaaaaaaataaataattaaataaataaagaaacagataaatagaataaaacaaaacaaaaacttagctgctttatattttccagtggcaagaaatcttcaaaaatcctgTTCCAAGGTTCAATACAGCTTCACACACTGAAAGTacttgaaaatgcaaaaatcgaaTATCTTCTTCGGGGAATTTCACTCGCTGAACAAATGGGTCCAGTAACTGCATTATTTCTTCCGGAAAAGCTGAAACGtcttaaagaaagaaaaatcacaaagaaaatctgaaatattcgttatgatgaaaattatacgtcacctttattccacggcttgctgatgtatgAGTTGGTTTTTTTTGGTATGTATTGATTAATTATCATTACATAATCGACCAACTTAAACCTATGTAGGGAGACGGGCTCTTCAATATTATTACATATTATTATTACCATCGGGTTAAAGTccataaaaaataagaacagtATGAAACAGCGGAATTAGACGTATTTAGAACCAGCTGCTGGATAACAACAAATTTACAGCACTCTGTTTGCACGATAGCAGAAAATATagcaaaaaaggaaaaaatattactaaACAGTAAACTCGAACACAGAACGTATTGAATGAAGAgaatgttcgacatattaagcCACATTTCCACCGCTTTCccttttttggaaaactctacgAAATTTGGTACATCACCGATATTTTCTCAGGAAGTGTCTAAACTACTCAAACAATTTCCGTTTTTTGGAACCAAAATATAAATATGGttaaattgaaacaatttttccagTTGAAGATGTTTATTTTGTGCAGGTTCATAGGATCACATTTTTTCATTCAGCGTAATGTATTTTGTAAAAAGATAGAGCTCTAGTACTTTTTGGCGCTAGCCACCGCATCGAGATGGGCAGCCTTTGCGTGCTGAACCTCTGGGGTTTCCACCGGGACTCCATCCTTGATCACCGGAATATGCTTGGGTCCGTACCACTTCTGCTCGTGCTCATCACCATGGGAATCGTGCTTCTCGGCCACAGCATGAGCCTCGGCGTGGACGGCTTTGGCATGCTTGACGGCAGGAGTATCAACCGGGACGCCCTTCTCGATCACCGGATGATGCAGAGGTCCGTGCCACTTCTCGCCGGCGTCATGACCATGGGGAGCGACAGCGGCGTGAGCCGCGAGATGGGCTGCTTTGGCGGCAGCCACTTCCGGAGTGTCAACCGGGACGTGACGCTTGTGTAGCCGAGACTTGGCTTCAGCATGGGCAGCGAAGTGAGCCGCCTTGGCGGCTTTAACTTCATGGGTTTCCAACGGAGCGCCATCGTGGCCAATAGTGGCTGGTTCGTGATGGGAATGATGGTCCTCAACTGGATGGGAATAGCCAAACGAAAAGCCACCGACATCCTGCTTGTGGTATTGGGTTGAGTGACCCAAATCGGCACCAGAACAAGCTGATGCAAGCAAAAGGACTGATCCCAAAACCTTAGGAGATAGGAGTTAGAACAATTTGTAGAATTATACCAAATTGTACTCACAAAAGCTCTCATGATGATGCAAGATCAAGTATTCACGTTGATGAAACCGTAGCTAAGAACAACTTCAAACTGTACCTTTGGTGGGTAAAACTATCCATTTTATATACTTCACTCGATTGTGCATCCCGAAAACAGTCGCAAACATTCTCGCCGACTTCGAGATCTGTACCCATCTTCTGATTTGGAGGTTAGCAAAAATCATCACTTTCGCTTCTAATCGATCGCATGCGCTTTGGCATTTGGTTGCGATCGATTCTTgtgcgaaaattgaatgattagCAGAGCCTACTTAGCACCGGCGGTCGGTTCATGGTTCACGTGAGCCTTGGCTATTTCTggcatctattttttttttcctaattctGTTCTGAAGCGTTGGCAATGAACACCGACCGGCGGATCGTTCATTTCGCTTGAGGAATTTATTCGCGTGGTGAATTGGCCGGTGAGAGTGTTTGGACGGCGGTGGCGGCTATCCGCGCGAAGAAGAAATTAAATCGATTTTGTGGGAGTCAGCGACCGATGGTGCGATCGTGGATCAAAAAATGGTAAGTTACTATCCAACGCTAATTAACATGGCGAGAAATTACACCGCCGCTGATCGGTCGATAGAGAGTCATGAGAATGAAGGTGAAATGATCGGAGAATGGAAGAATCGGAAAAACGAAGCCTTTCCATGCATTTGGATGCATTTCGAGGTATT
Protein-coding sequences here:
- the LOC129761659 gene encoding cuticle protein 18.7-like, giving the protein MRAFVLGSVLLLASACSGADLGHSTQYHKQDVGGFSFGYSHPVEDHHSHHEPATIGHDGAPLETHEVKAAKAAHFAAHAEAKSRLHKRHVPVDTPEVAAAKAAHLAAHAAVAPHGHDAGEKWHGPLHHPVIEKGVPVDTPAVKHAKAVHAEAHAVAEKHDSHGDEHEQKWYGPKHIPVIKDGVPVETPEVQHAKAAHLDAVASAKKY